A region from the Halosolutus gelatinilyticus genome encodes:
- a CDS encoding DUF7692 domain-containing protein: MARNETPGSVRVRTDDGNEWRYDAIEKAARFYDCNRSNAIAFACNDVDTLVTAARRVLERDDLTLKQRREIAETLSTKAVSFDVETEVAVQTKGEM, from the coding sequence ATGGCTCGCAACGAGACGCCCGGATCGGTCCGAGTTCGCACTGACGACGGGAACGAATGGCGATATGACGCGATCGAGAAAGCCGCGAGATTCTACGATTGTAACCGATCGAACGCGATCGCCTTCGCATGCAATGACGTCGATACGCTCGTAACCGCGGCTCGGCGTGTTTTGGAGCGCGACGATCTGACGCTCAAGCAGCGCCGGGAGATCGCCGAGACACTGAGCACGAAAGCTGTCAGTTTTGACGTTGAGACTGAGGTAGCCGTTCAGACGAAAGGAGAGATGTGA
- a CDS encoding twin-arginine translocation signal domain-containing protein: MMDENTRFDGVSRRNLLKASAVGISTAGLAGCTVTDASQDAPAPAPELDLETLEADTEFGTLQAARAETSYVGPVDNGQAIGIAFLDEVGAGNNQDRDDEIVVHLYDREDLAIMLGEVDAAGAATLESEEISDFDATVELAMETDVVSGTVAVHGESSTPFTADAATGVGGVYWAHGTDEEPDVSTDWVVLPDGRQWGCLCFPPYASPCCAMQRVA, from the coding sequence ATGATGGATGAAAACACACGATTCGACGGCGTATCTCGCAGAAACCTGCTGAAAGCCAGTGCTGTCGGAATAAGCACAGCAGGGTTGGCAGGCTGTACGGTCACGGACGCCTCGCAGGACGCTCCCGCCCCCGCTCCAGAACTGGATCTCGAAACATTGGAGGCTGACACGGAGTTCGGAACCCTCCAGGCGGCGCGTGCAGAGACTTCGTATGTCGGCCCGGTCGACAACGGCCAGGCAATTGGCATCGCCTTCCTCGACGAAGTTGGTGCCGGAAATAACCAGGATCGCGACGATGAGATCGTCGTTCATCTGTACGATCGCGAGGACCTCGCGATCATGCTCGGCGAGGTCGATGCTGCGGGTGCAGCGACGCTCGAAAGCGAGGAGATCAGCGACTTCGATGCCACCGTCGAGCTCGCCATGGAGACTGACGTCGTGTCCGGGACGGTGGCCGTCCACGGAGAATCGTCCACCCCATTCACGGCTGACGCCGCGACCGGTGTCGGCGGCGTCTATTGGGCGCACGGAACTGACGAGGAGCCCGACGTCAGCACTGATTGGGTCGTCCTCCCCGACGGCCGCCAATGGGGCTGTCTTTGTTTTCCGCCATACGCCAGTCCCTGCTGTGCGATGCAGCGGGTGGCCTGA
- a CDS encoding DUF7571 family protein, translated as MKPCQNCQSAIDEYLLDKQLEPLRELTADDFSVCADCATIVADACVKCGGAVYVPRSESVTPDYCPACRSDLIDRTGHDPGWTRGPVST; from the coding sequence ATGAAACCGTGCCAGAACTGCCAGTCGGCTATCGACGAGTATCTCCTCGATAAACAGCTTGAACCCCTGCGCGAACTCACGGCTGACGATTTCAGCGTCTGTGCGGACTGCGCGACCATCGTCGCGGATGCGTGCGTGAAGTGTGGCGGCGCGGTGTACGTTCCCCGAAGTGAATCCGTCACCCCTGACTACTGTCCGGCGTGTCGGTCCGATCTCATAGACCGCACCGGCCACGACCCTGGCTGGACGCGTGGCCCCGTGTCCACCTGA
- a CDS encoding cold-shock protein, producing the protein MANGKVDFFNDTGGYGFISTDDGDLDDDEDVFFHMEDVGGEDLTEGTEVEFDIESSPKGPRAANVVRQ; encoded by the coding sequence ATGGCAAACGGAAAAGTTGATTTCTTCAACGATACTGGCGGCTACGGTTTCATTTCGACTGACGACGGCGATCTCGACGACGACGAAGACGTTTTCTTCCACATGGAGGATGTCGGCGGAGAAGACCTGACGGAAGGTACTGAGGTCGAGTTCGACATCGAGTCCTCACCGAAGGGACCTCGCGCGGCGAACGTCGTCCGGCAGTAA
- a CDS encoding AN1-type zinc finger protein, translating to MTECSVCGDETDMPYTCNYCGRKHCTSHKLPEKHDCPNVAAANTLGPELRREHQPTESNSRSRTKTIAVVACILVLAVVAALLLV from the coding sequence ATGACCGAATGCAGCGTTTGCGGAGACGAGACGGACATGCCCTACACCTGTAACTACTGCGGTCGGAAACACTGTACGAGCCACAAACTCCCCGAGAAACACGATTGTCCGAACGTCGCTGCAGCGAACACGCTCGGGCCGGAGTTGCGGCGCGAACACCAACCGACTGAGAGTAACTCCCGCAGTCGCACGAAAACGATCGCCGTCGTGGCTTGTATTCTCGTCCTGGCGGTGGTGGCAGCCCTGTTGCTAGTTTGA
- a CDS encoding type IV pilin, producing the protein MVRCTDRDRAVNPVIGTVLLIGVAVILSASIGTFLIGMANDLSGGAQGAVEVSHSVQDPDDGFITISSVSMQRADRITITATDVDGADRLEGGASVLADEIRTVGGSVTIRQDSDHEGDVDVSIVAIAEYGDDSALIFDREYRI; encoded by the coding sequence ATGGTTCGGTGTACCGATCGCGATCGCGCTGTAAATCCCGTTATCGGGACTGTGCTCTTGATCGGGGTTGCAGTCATACTCTCGGCGTCGATCGGGACCTTTCTTATCGGGATGGCCAACGATCTGAGTGGAGGTGCACAGGGGGCAGTCGAAGTATCACATAGTGTCCAAGACCCCGATGACGGATTTATCACCATCTCATCGGTATCGATGCAGCGCGCTGACCGGATCACTATCACGGCGACCGATGTTGACGGCGCGGATCGACTCGAAGGTGGTGCTTCTGTGCTCGCCGACGAGATTCGGACAGTCGGAGGCTCCGTAACGATCAGACAGGATAGCGATCACGAGGGCGATGTCGACGTCTCAATCGTCGCGATCGCCGAATACGGGGACGATTCGGCGCTGATTTTCGATCGAGAGTACAGAATATGA
- a CDS encoding DUF7344 domain-containing protein, translated as MVEQLRLEQVETPEFVDTIYTLLASSQRRNVLQFLIARRDSVSIHRLAVELAAIDLDVPVEDVTSEQQENAFLSLSHIHLPLLRDTGVISWDQETEQIELTSLLSHLSVTIPESGGLLDVSLSDRSDPS; from the coding sequence ATGGTCGAACAACTCCGGCTCGAGCAGGTAGAGACCCCCGAATTCGTCGACACGATTTACACTCTCTTGGCTAGTTCGCAGCGGCGAAACGTGCTTCAGTTTTTGATCGCCCGCCGCGATTCCGTGTCGATCCACCGATTGGCCGTCGAACTCGCCGCGATTGACCTGGACGTCCCCGTCGAGGACGTCACGAGCGAGCAACAGGAGAACGCGTTTCTGTCCCTGAGTCACATCCACCTGCCGTTGCTCCGCGACACCGGCGTGATCAGCTGGGATCAGGAAACGGAACAGATCGAGCTGACGTCGCTCCTGAGCCACCTGTCGGTGACGATCCCGGAATCGGGCGGACTCCTCGATGTATCCTTGTCGGATCGATCGGACCCGAGCTAG
- a CDS encoding helix-turn-helix domain-containing protein has protein sequence MAVIAEISIRADEFLLGQIIAEHPGLSVELERVVPAEKRIMPYIWGYGSDLDEFEAAMSESQNVKSIAVLDEYDDRALYKIEWEDPAEQLITGIVDTDATILEAHSDDEWLFRIRFEDHTGLARFNRYCIDQDVTYQLNRVSSLAETDPNGPDYGLTEAQYEALSLAVERGYFKVPREVEYEELADELGVSVQALSERVRRGADKVLETALRQPES, from the coding sequence ATGGCCGTCATCGCCGAAATTTCGATTCGAGCCGACGAGTTTCTCCTCGGCCAGATCATCGCCGAACACCCCGGTCTGTCGGTCGAACTCGAACGCGTCGTGCCGGCGGAGAAGCGAATCATGCCGTACATCTGGGGGTACGGGTCCGACCTGGACGAGTTCGAGGCCGCGATGAGCGAGAGCCAGAACGTGAAATCGATCGCCGTCCTCGACGAGTACGACGATCGCGCGCTGTACAAGATCGAGTGGGAAGATCCGGCCGAGCAGCTGATCACCGGCATCGTCGACACGGACGCGACGATCCTCGAGGCCCACAGCGACGACGAGTGGCTGTTCCGGATCCGATTCGAGGATCACACCGGCCTCGCGCGGTTCAACCGCTACTGCATCGATCAGGACGTCACGTACCAGCTCAACCGCGTCTCGTCCCTCGCCGAGACCGACCCGAACGGCCCCGATTACGGGCTTACGGAGGCGCAGTACGAGGCGCTCTCGCTCGCCGTCGAACGGGGCTACTTCAAAGTTCCCCGCGAGGTCGAGTACGAGGAGCTCGCCGACGAGCTCGGCGTGTCGGTGCAGGCGCTCTCCGAGCGGGTGCGCCGAGGCGCGGACAAAGTCCTCGAAACGGCTTTACGTCAACCGGAGTCATGA
- a CDS encoding DUF5789 family protein, producing the protein MSEEPDVDRAQDRAERRKSRRAEHSESILRDVESHLGELEYPVTSEELASEYGNETIDMPNETESLGSVFDRLAGEEFESPEEVREAVYGELSGQAGGREEANPERDLDRLDEEKQGSISDSGNDQF; encoded by the coding sequence ATGAGCGAGGAACCCGACGTCGATCGCGCGCAGGATCGGGCCGAGCGGCGCAAGTCGCGGCGAGCGGAACACAGCGAATCGATCCTCCGGGACGTCGAGAGTCACCTCGGAGAACTCGAGTATCCGGTCACGAGCGAGGAGCTCGCCTCGGAGTACGGCAACGAGACGATTGACATGCCGAACGAGACGGAGTCGCTGGGCAGCGTCTTCGACCGGCTGGCCGGCGAGGAGTTCGAATCCCCCGAGGAGGTCCGTGAGGCAGTGTACGGGGAGTTGAGCGGCCAAGCGGGCGGCCGCGAGGAGGCGAACCCCGAGCGCGACCTCGATCGACTGGACGAGGAAAAGCAGGGATCGATCAGCGACAGCGGAAACGACCAGTTCTAA
- a CDS encoding translation initiation factor IF-2 subunit beta encodes MDYESSLDRAMDEVPDIGGDEERLQIPDPQAQKDGAFTRFTNLGDVADTLSREDEHLHRFIQRELGTSGKLEDGRGRYNGTFSQQDFDAAIDAYVDEYVLCSECGLPDTRLVREDRTPMLRCDACGAFRPVTKRSTSSQQQQQQEAVEEGKTYTVEITGTGRKGDGVAEKGEYTIFVPGAEEGDVVEIYIKNISGNLAFARLA; translated from the coding sequence ATGGATTACGAGTCGAGTCTCGACCGAGCGATGGACGAAGTCCCCGACATCGGGGGCGACGAGGAGCGGTTACAGATTCCCGACCCGCAGGCGCAGAAAGACGGCGCCTTCACCAGGTTTACGAACCTCGGTGACGTCGCCGACACCCTCTCGCGGGAGGACGAACACCTCCACCGGTTCATCCAGCGCGAACTGGGGACCAGCGGCAAACTGGAGGACGGCCGCGGCCGGTACAACGGGACGTTCTCCCAGCAGGACTTCGACGCGGCGATCGACGCCTACGTCGACGAGTACGTCCTCTGTTCGGAGTGCGGCCTGCCGGACACCCGCCTCGTCCGCGAGGACCGCACGCCGATGCTGCGCTGTGACGCCTGCGGTGCGTTCCGACCGGTCACCAAGCGCTCGACGAGCAGCCAGCAGCAACAGCAACAGGAGGCGGTCGAGGAAGGCAAGACCTACACCGTCGAGATCACCGGCACCGGCCGCAAGGGCGACGGCGTCGCCGAGAAGGGCGAGTACACGATCTTCGTCCCCGGCGCCGAAGAGGGCGACGTGGTCGAGATTTACATCAAAAACATCTCCGGCAACCTCGCGTTCGCTCGACTCGCCTGA